A part of Aegilops tauschii subsp. strangulata cultivar AL8/78 chromosome 2, Aet v6.0, whole genome shotgun sequence genomic DNA contains:
- the LOC109766687 gene encoding AAA-ATPase At3g50940 — protein sequence MNPRALVHIRGVEHTRVRIALMDNLPLTTMAGAAASSLEGGGRVVDTYKKALTTAASVAAYAMLVRSMARELLPEELRAAVRWGAAFVRARLGAGDKERHTIVIRRHLDAGYNENHLFEAARAYLATKIDPTAMRRLCLARTRYKEPDGSSSWSTLLCMDDGGSTTDTFDGVEFKWTSIETGGDEGKKGKGHRAPPRETLELSFDAEHTEAALERYVPFIMSTAEQLQRRDRALKIFMNEGRSWHGINHHHPATFDTLAMDPVLKQAVTDDLDRFLKRKEYYRRIGKAWKRGYLLFGPPGTGKSSLVAAMANYLRFNLYDLDLSEVRLNSALQRLLIAMPNKSILVIEDIDCCFDAKSREDRTMPVPADDGSSSDDDVPEDMAHHPGPRQQQTITLSGLLNFIDGLWSTSGEERIIIFTTNYKDRLDPALLRPGRMDMHIYMGHCCWEAFKTLAVNYHLVDDHALFPEIQELLAAVEVKVTPAEVSEMLLRSEDADVALRVLTEFLQDKRSKARKEATEIKIGVAEKAM from the coding sequence ATGAACCCTAGAGCACTGGTACATATACGAGGCGTGGAGCACACTCGTGTTCGCATCGCACTCATGGATAACTTGCCACTGACCACCATGGCCGGGGCCGCGGCGTCGTCGTTGGAAGGAGGCGGGAGGGTGGTGGACACGTACAAGAAGGCGCTGACCACGGCGGCGTCGGTGGCCGCGTACGCCATGCTGGTGCGCAGCATGGCCAGGGAGCTCCTCCCCGAGGAGCTGCGCGCCGCGGTGCGCTGGGGTGCCGCGTTCGTGCGCGCCCGCCTCGGCGCCGGCGACAAGGAGCGGCACACCATCGTCATCCGCCGCCACTTGGACGCCGGGTACAACGAGAACCACCTCTTCGAGGCGGCGCGCGCCTACCTGGCCACCAAGATCGACCCGACCGCCATGCGCCGGCTCTGCCTCGCGCGCACCCGGTACAAGGAGCCCGACGGGAGCAGCAGCTGGAGCACACTCCTGTGCATGGACGATGGGGGCTCCACCACCGACACCTTCGACGGCGTCGAGTTCAAATGGACGTCCATCGAGACCGGCGGCGACGAAGGCAAGAAGGGAAAGGGCCATCGCGCCCCACCACGCGAGACCCTCGAGCTCAGCTTTGACGCCGAGCACACGGAGGCGGCGCTCGAGCGGTACGTGCCGTTCATCATGTCCACGGCGGAGCAGCTGCAGCGGCGGGATCGCGCGCTCAAGATCTTCATGAACGAGGGTCGCTCATGGCACGGCATCAACCACCATCACCCGGCCACGTTCGACACTCTCGCCATGGATCCGGTACTCAAGCAGGCCGTCACCGACGACCTCGACCGTTTCCTGAAGCGGAAGGAGTACTACCGGCGGATCGGCAAGGCTTGGAAGCGCGGGTATCTGCTCTTCGGTCCACCTGGGACCGGCAAGTCCAGCCTGGTCGCCGCCATGGCCAACTACCTCCGGTTCAACCTCTACGACCTCGATCTCTCCGAGGTGCGCCTCAACTCGGCGCTTCAGAGGCTGCTTATCGCCATGCCCAACAAATCCATCCTCGTCATCGAGGACATCGACTGCTGCTTCGACGCCAAGTCGAGGGAGGACCGCACGATGCCGGTGCCGGCCGACGACGGCAGTTCATCAGACGACGACGTCCCGGAGGACATGGCCCACCACCCGGGACCGCGCCAACAGCAGACCATAacgctgtccgggctgctcaacttCATCGACGGGCTGTGGTCGACGAGCGGCGAGGAgcgcatcatcatcttcaccaccAACTACAAGGACCGCCTCGACCCGGCGCTGCTGCGGCCGGGGCGCATGGACATGCACATCTACATGGGCCACTGCTGCTGGGAGGCGTTCAAGACGTTGGCCGTAAATTATCACCTCGTGGACGACCATGCTCTGTTCCCAGAGATACAGGAACTGCTTGCCGCGGTGGAGGTGAAGGTGACGCCGGCCGAGGTGTCCGAGATGCTGCTGCGGAGCGAAGACGCCGACGTTGCGCTACGGGTGCTGACGGAGTTCCTCCAGGACAAGAGAAGCAAGGCAAGAAAAGAGGCAACAGAAATCAAGATCGGCGTAGCAGAGAAGGCAAtgtag